The following proteins are co-located in the Colletotrichum lupini chromosome 4, complete sequence genome:
- a CDS encoding F-box domain-containing protein — protein sequence MSQPTPSASEPSISVMDAPANPQSKSPFNKVPLEVLIRISDQLSTPDLGSLRLTCRSIEQSMFNMFMKEFFTQRQFMLTEFSLQTLIDISKSRLSDCLDYVIIGLNTFTRHYFSPGEEAQETRYREAQSDHHTLVNSGQDVAMLTEAFKNLKNLKTVGIRDYHSAGRGFRDGFEVSWASYGATTLRQDTGVDLLRIPIDEMVAYTNKVFITLFTALGHAGARPSAFELLRHQQGVPSDDAYNLFTKYLKPKLVPVLEGIETFMSVVNVATGPFRVTSLTGSAGTQLRRRHDYSLRLFLGHMPNLKHLRLNFAHLGHNSDAVDEFIDWLGTPVLGAHSEPDDNQLPMPPAPVAFPHLEEINLGFVEVEPKRLLQVVRKLAPTLRNLELWKVTLRSRTGAVQGDYNARGDISIINMWARFLQSLRDVPDLDLKHIMVGCPAQRMSMTSARVWVQATDGVPDKTVSRREYTGIDWRHFVGDLAKQIMVDIPPERKRNPESDEKDDEDSNDEQIESGGYFPDGIEEALDGLEDTIAYEQGFYPIVFQ from the exons ATGTCACAGCCTACGCCATCGGCATCAGAGCCTTCAATATCAGTCATGGATGCGCCGGCAAACCCTCAGTCCAAATCGCCCTTCAACAAAGTGCCTCTCGAGGTTCTCATTCGCATATCGGATCAATTGTCAACTCCCGACCTGGGAAGCCTTCGTCTGACATGCAGGTCCATAGAGCAGTCCATGTTCAATATGTTCATGAAGGAGTTCTTTACTCAACGCCAATTCATGCTCACCGAATTCAGCCTACAGACCCTCATCGACATCAGCAAGTCGCGGCTGAGTGATTGTCTCGACTATGTCATCATCGGCCTTAATACATTCACACGCCATTACTTTTCCCCAGGAGAAGAAGCCCAGGAAACCCGCTATCGCGAAGCCCAATCCGATCACCACACCCTGGTCAACAGCGGTCAAGACGTCGCTATGCTGACGGAGGCTTTCAAAAACCTCAAGAACCTCAAAACTGTGGGCATTCGTGACTACCATTCCGCGGGAAGGGGCTTTCGGGATGGCTTCGAGGTCAGCTGGGCGAGTTACGGCGCCACCACACTCCGCCAGGATACCGGAGTAGATCTTCTGCGCATACCTATCGATGAGATGGTCGCCTACACCAACAAAGTCTTCATCACCCTTTTTACCGCACTTGGTCATGCTGGTGCCCGGCCCAGTGCCTTCGAACTGCTCCGCCACCAGCAAGGCGTGCCCTCTGACGACGCTTACAACCTCTTCACCAAATACCTCAAGCCCAAGCTCGTCCCGGTCCTCGAGGGCATCGAGACCTTTATGAGCGTTGTGAACGTAGCGACCGGCCCCTTCCGAGTCACGTCACTCACAGGCAGCGCGGGAACTCAACTACGACGTCGACACGATTATTCCCTGCGTCTCTTCTTGGGTCACATGCCGAACCTCAAGCATCTACGGTTGAACTTTGCGCACCTAGGCCATAACTCTGATGCTGTTGATGAATTCATTGACTGGCTGGGTACACCTGTCCTCGGTGCTCATTCTGAACCGGACGACAACCAGCTACCGATGCCTCCAGCTCCGGTAGCGTTTCCCCATCTGGAAGAGATCAACTTGGGCTTCGTTGAAGTTGAGCCGAAGCGGCTTCTCCAAGTCGTGCGAAAGCTTGCACCAACACTGAGGAATCTCGAGCTGTGGAAGGTCACGCTCCGCAGCCGTACAGGAGCTGTTCAAGGGGACTATAACGCGAGAGGCGACATTTCCATTATCAACATGTGGGCTCGATTTCTCCAGAGTCTGCGCGACGTCCCCGACCTCGATCTGAAACATATCATGGTCGGTTGTCCTGCTCAGCGCATGTCTATGACGAGCGCCAGGGTATGGGTTCAAGCCACAGACGGGGTGCCGGACAAGACTGTGAGCAGACGCGAGTACACAGGCATCGACTGGAGGCATTTTGTCGGAGACTTGGCAAAGCAAATCATGGTTGATATCCCGCCCGAGCGTAAGCGCAACCCGGAGTCGGACGAAAAAGATGACGAAGATTCGAACGATG AACAAATTGAGTCAGGAGGCTACTTTCCAGATGGAATTGAGGAAGCGCTGGATGGCCTCGAAGACACGATAGCCTACGAGCAAGGCTTTTACCCGATTGTGTTTCAGTAG
- a CDS encoding short-chain dehydrogenase/reductase family Oxidoreductase encodes MSSSAQTALVPGKFPFNFNSPDCFHNPVPSPPWQWRYFGRFIFGFDTIRYGVSKAANAIFAQELQRRMDEQKLPILSMAVHPGEVATEGVFSVNPSLIKTIARWTFISPEQGAATPVFAAVSKEIRQDASKYKGKFVFPGGKIGDPNPVASNKEQATGLWRNANEEVNSQLRAQGLPGLQPW; translated from the coding sequence aTGAGCTCAAGTGCCCAAACCGCATTGGTCCCTGGAAAGTTCCCGTTCAACTTCAATTCTCCCGATTGCTTCCATAATCCAGTTCCCTCGCCGCCATGGCAATGGCGCTATTTCGGCCGCTTCATATTCGGCTTTGACACGATCCGCTACGGCGTATCCAAAGCTGCCAATGCCATCTTTGCCCAGGAGCTGCAGAGAAGAATGGATGAACAGAAGCTGCCGATTCTATCCATGGCAGTACATCCCGGCGAAGTTGCCACTGAGGGCGTCTTCTCAGTCAATCCTAGTCTAATCAAGACGATTGCGCGTTGGACATTCATCTCCCCAGAGCAGGGCGCTGCGACGCCCGTCTTTGCAGCTGTTTCGAAGGAGATTCGCCAGGATGCCTCCAAATACAAGGGCAAGTTTGTGTTCCCTGGTGGGAAGATCGGAGACCCGAACCCAGTCGCTTCGAATAAGGAGCAAGCTACTGGATTATGGCGCAACGCCAATGAGGAAGTGAATTCGCAGCTTCGCGCTCAAGGACTCCCTGGTCTTCAACCATGGTAA
- a CDS encoding short-chain dehydrogenase/reductase family Oxidoreductase produces the protein MTNQLKALSGVPNLKGKIAVVTGGNSDIGREIARLLAQKSTKVYITTRSETTAIKSRNQILDAHPEIDPENLQWMTMDVTDMRSVTSTADMLKEKERKVDILIHTAAAGTTSTELVGPGWEVHMATNFIGPFLFTNRMLPLLKSAL, from the exons ATGACCAACCAGTTGAAGGCCCTCAGCGGTGTACCTAATCTAAAAGGAAAGATTGCCGTTGTGACGGGCGGCAA CAGCGATATTGGTCGCGAAATAGCAAGGCTTCTCGCCCAGAAGAGCACAAAAGTCTACATCACCACACGCTCTGAAACAACAGCCATCAAGTCACGCAATCAAATCTTGGACGCCCATCCCGAAATCGACCCCGAGAATCTGCAGTGGATGACAATGGATGTCACCGACATGCGTAGTGTAACTTCGACAGCGGACATGctcaaggagaaggagcGCAAAGTCGACATACTGA TTCACACCGCTGCCGCAGGAACAACTTCCACGGAACTGGTTGGCCCGGGATGGGAGGTCCATATGGCTACCAA TTTCATCGGCCCCTTCCTCTTTACAAATCGCATGCTCCCGCTACTCAAGAGCGCCCTCTAG